Proteins from one bacterium genomic window:
- a CDS encoding LysR family transcriptional regulator, which produces MLLWMISGAHRKVGKTHLAKRLCAVLPDSAYAKLGHGARAAGKSRNYFTQPEDLLRFIEQCTTALSHVVVETNLTLFPEAACLRIFVGDNGGPGEPRLDAFELFTRADIRVVAGGAADSWRAVLSAKLDDGPIVDAVLAELLAQKRWLERTAVAVHSKVWLVNREMEHVFGPGLADLLTDIEHLGSLKAAAMRNNVSYRHAWGAIRNAEKHFGIALVTASSGGPGGGRSSITVDAKRVLARFRLLSERVADYADREFASLYLAEERDSDG; this is translated from the coding sequence ATGCTTCTGTGGATGATAAGCGGCGCGCACAGAAAAGTCGGCAAAACGCATCTCGCCAAGCGGCTTTGCGCGGTATTGCCGGACTCTGCTTACGCGAAGCTGGGGCACGGCGCGCGTGCCGCAGGAAAATCGCGCAATTACTTCACCCAGCCGGAGGATTTGCTTAGATTCATTGAGCAATGCACAACCGCGCTTTCGCATGTCGTGGTCGAAACCAACTTGACGCTTTTTCCGGAAGCCGCGTGCTTGAGGATTTTTGTCGGGGACAACGGCGGGCCGGGGGAGCCTAGGCTGGACGCCTTCGAACTTTTCACTCGAGCGGATATCCGCGTTGTTGCGGGAGGGGCTGCCGATTCGTGGCGCGCTGTGCTTTCCGCGAAGCTCGACGATGGTCCCATCGTGGACGCTGTGCTGGCCGAGTTGCTTGCCCAGAAACGCTGGCTGGAACGCACGGCGGTGGCCGTGCACAGCAAAGTATGGCTGGTCAACCGGGAAATGGAGCACGTTTTCGGGCCGGGTCTGGCAGACCTTTTGACTGATATCGAGCATCTGGGATCGCTCAAGGCGGCAGCGATGCGAAACAATGTTTCGTACAGGCATGCATGGGGAGCGATTCGAAACGCGGAAAAGCACTTCGGAATCGCGCTCGTGACCGCGAGTTCCGGCGGGCCTGGCGGAGGGCGTTCGTCAATCACCGTTGATGCAAAGCGTGTGCTCGCGAGATTCCGGCTGCTATCGGAGCGCGTAGCGGATTACGCCGACCGGGAATTCGCGAGTCTCTATCTCGCTGAAGAGAGGGATTCGGATGGCTGA
- a CDS encoding CoB--CoM heterodisulfide reductase subunit B, whose protein sequence is MTTIAFNPAIRKTLPELGIELVDMHGASCCPDPIYFKSKDKLAWLSVAARNLSLAEELGLDIATNCSGCTATLSEARHLLENPELREKVNARLAKIGRTYRGTTRVRHVIALVRDEAGPEAVKLTVKRPLDGLRVAIHYGCHLLKPSKIMNVDDPNDPHVLEDCVAALGATPVRHSNWYLCCGKACQDEAPPLEMMRDLLSTVNEAAADILCLICPTCFSQFDAGQLKIGKKFGEEFSNPPVYYFQLLAYAQGAPYESLGFDRHRLKPESLRSYSA, encoded by the coding sequence TTGACGACAATAGCCTTCAATCCCGCAATCCGCAAAACGCTGCCGGAGCTTGGCATCGAACTGGTGGACATGCACGGCGCGTCTTGCTGCCCGGACCCGATTTATTTCAAGTCCAAGGACAAGCTTGCTTGGCTGTCGGTCGCGGCGCGCAACCTTTCGCTCGCGGAGGAGCTGGGATTGGATATTGCAACAAACTGCAGCGGCTGCACCGCGACGTTGTCCGAAGCGCGGCACCTTCTGGAAAACCCGGAGTTGCGCGAAAAGGTAAACGCCAGGCTGGCCAAAATCGGACGCACTTACCGCGGCACTACGCGCGTTCGGCACGTGATTGCGCTCGTTCGCGACGAGGCGGGGCCGGAAGCGGTGAAGCTCACGGTCAAAAGGCCCCTCGACGGGCTGCGAGTCGCGATCCACTACGGATGCCATCTTCTTAAACCGAGCAAAATCATGAATGTGGACGATCCGAACGATCCGCATGTGTTGGAGGATTGCGTCGCCGCGCTAGGCGCGACTCCGGTTCGGCATTCGAACTGGTATCTGTGTTGCGGCAAGGCATGCCAGGACGAGGCTCCTCCCCTCGAAATGATGCGCGATCTGCTTTCGACAGTGAACGAGGCGGCCGCGGATATCCTTTGCTTGATTTGCCCCACATGCTTTTCGCAGTTCGATGCGGGACAACTGAAAATAGGAAAAAAGTTCGGGGAGGAATTTAGTAATCCGCCGGTTTATTACTTCCAGCTTCTCGCGTACGCGCAGGGAGCGCCCTATGAATCCTTGGGATTCGACCGCCACAGGCTTAAACCCGAGAGCCTGCGGTCGTACAGCGCGTGA
- a CDS encoding 4Fe-4S dicluster domain-containing protein — MSRACLVDLTVCMGCRGCQVACKQWNDLPAEKTKFFAGTGGYQNPPRLSANTYTLVGYTEISKGSDLKWVFAKRQCMHCLEPACVSACPVGALKKMPEGPVVYEPEKCMGCRYCMMACPFGVPTYEWSKAVPYIKKCKFCANRIGGEWFDENLNGRAMSEEEILRYKLCLGQPICIKTCSSGALKFGDRDELIAEARSRIAANPSKYINHIYGEREAGGTSWMYISGVPFGDLGFPENVGERPYPSYTETALESVPVLVAGGGAVLAGIYWVVQRRIAAKHRNGDARKGESA, encoded by the coding sequence ATGAGTCGAGCATGTTTGGTTGACCTGACCGTTTGCATGGGCTGCCGCGGATGCCAGGTTGCATGCAAGCAATGGAACGACCTCCCTGCGGAAAAAACGAAATTCTTCGCCGGAACCGGCGGATATCAGAATCCGCCGCGCCTTTCGGCAAACACCTACACCCTGGTTGGATACACGGAGATATCCAAGGGCTCCGACCTCAAATGGGTGTTCGCGAAGCGCCAGTGTATGCACTGCCTGGAGCCGGCGTGCGTATCGGCCTGCCCCGTTGGCGCGCTTAAAAAAATGCCCGAAGGCCCGGTCGTTTACGAGCCGGAAAAGTGCATGGGCTGCCGATACTGCATGATGGCCTGTCCTTTCGGAGTTCCGACGTACGAATGGTCGAAGGCCGTCCCGTACATTAAGAAGTGCAAGTTCTGCGCGAATCGAATCGGCGGCGAATGGTTCGACGAAAACCTCAACGGCCGGGCGATGTCCGAAGAGGAAATCCTTCGGTACAAGCTTTGCCTCGGCCAACCAATCTGCATAAAAACATGCAGCAGCGGCGCTCTGAAATTCGGAGATCGAGACGAGTTGATCGCGGAAGCCAGAAGCAGGATTGCCGCCAATCCATCAAAGTACATCAACCACATTTACGGCGAGCGTGAGGCCGGCGGCACGAGCTGGATGTACATTTCCGGCGTTCCGTTCGGAGATCTCGGATTTCCAGAAAACGTCGGCGAGCGCCCGTATCCGTCCTACACGGAGACCGCCCTCGAATCGGTTCCCGTGCTGGTCGCCGGCGGCGGCGCGGTGCTGGCCGGGATTTACTGGGTAGTTCAGAGGCGCATAGCCGCCAAGCATAGAAACGGGGACGCCAGAAAGGGGGAATCGGCATGA
- the hybB gene encoding Ni/Fe-hydrogenase cytochrome b subunit: MNAEKYESVNRGYITKGTMLLMVLMGLGLLSAVYRFAAGLGAATNLTDDHPWGIWIAFDVLCGVALAAGGFTTAAVAYLFGGEKYHALVRPAVLTALLGYVFVAIALLADLGLPWNIWHPIIYWPEHSAMFEVAWCVMLYLSVLVLEFAPPVFEKFGWKAAHSLWAKLVPVYTVLALSFFTYIMSHSVIWTAIALVVLTAIAIALPAAATSRPGTPVILIIAGVLFSTAHQSSLGTLFLLMQDRLSKLWWSPMLPVNFFLTAVAVGFAMVIFEGTLAAKAFGRPVEKEPLAGLGRMCAWVLWIYLVVRIIDATMQGGVAADLLSAKGLLFFLELLAGVLIPAIMLSSEVTRKSTWLLFTAASLVIFGVIFNRFNVVLGGMGLPAGAVRGGYFPSLMEILITAGIIAAVIFFYNIAVKTFPVFERIEPEGKKQ, from the coding sequence ATGAACGCGGAAAAGTACGAATCCGTAAACCGCGGCTACATTACGAAGGGAACCATGCTCTTGATGGTTCTCATGGGGCTTGGACTTTTGTCCGCCGTTTACCGTTTCGCCGCGGGTCTGGGTGCCGCGACGAATCTTACGGACGATCATCCTTGGGGAATCTGGATCGCTTTCGACGTCCTCTGCGGAGTCGCGCTGGCGGCCGGCGGTTTTACGACAGCGGCTGTGGCATATCTTTTCGGCGGCGAAAAATACCATGCCCTCGTGCGGCCCGCGGTGTTGACCGCGCTGTTGGGCTACGTGTTCGTCGCGATCGCGCTTTTGGCGGACCTGGGGCTTCCGTGGAACATCTGGCACCCGATCATATACTGGCCGGAGCACTCCGCGATGTTCGAGGTGGCGTGGTGCGTAATGCTATATCTGTCCGTGCTGGTGCTTGAGTTCGCTCCGCCCGTATTCGAAAAATTCGGATGGAAGGCTGCGCACTCGCTTTGGGCCAAGCTGGTTCCGGTATACACGGTGCTGGCTTTGTCCTTTTTCACCTACATAATGTCGCACAGCGTGATTTGGACTGCGATCGCACTCGTTGTATTGACGGCGATCGCTATCGCGCTGCCCGCGGCGGCGACGTCAAGACCGGGAACACCCGTGATTTTGATAATAGCGGGCGTTCTTTTCTCCACCGCGCACCAGTCATCGCTTGGCACGTTGTTCCTTCTTATGCAGGACAGGCTTTCCAAGCTTTGGTGGTCGCCCATGCTTCCGGTGAATTTCTTCCTCACGGCCGTAGCAGTCGGCTTCGCGATGGTCATTTTCGAGGGAACGCTCGCCGCGAAGGCATTCGGAAGGCCGGTGGAAAAGGAGCCTCTTGCGGGACTGGGCAGAATGTGCGCCTGGGTACTATGGATTTACCTGGTCGTCCGGATTATCGACGCAACAATGCAGGGCGGAGTCGCGGCCGACTTGCTTTCCGCAAAAGGGCTCCTGTTCTTCCTCGAGCTGCTTGCCGGAGTGCTTATTCCGGCAATAATGCTTTCGAGCGAAGTTACGCGCAAAAGCACCTGGCTGTTGTTCACTGCAGCCTCGCTCGTTATTTTCGGCGTGATTTTCAACCGGTTCAACGTGGTACTGGGCGGAATGGGCCTTCCCGCGGGAGCGGTCCGAGGAGGCTATTTCCCCAGCCTCATGGAGATACTGATCACGGCCGGAATCATCGCCGCGGTGATTTTCTTTTACAACATCGCGGTCAAGACTTTCCCCGTGTTCGAGCGGATCGAGCCGGAAGGAAAGAAGCAGTAG
- a CDS encoding formate dehydrogenase accessory protein FdhE, with protein sequence MSDEDAALAGKYHAALAGLVEKLEALAGLEYVADDYVAFRIAVARAQADVLEKLRGRDPPSIDIELVAEYFDAIRSASNACGGESAELRKIAKAAAQDRSLLEDAAARGIIGAEDGLIARLAEKIGIPEPALAFVAHLLASPFAVAMVPNGKAASAGRCPRCGSGPALAKLRRGDGKRVLYCSLCGADWEHPRLVCPDCGNDDPAALKVLFVSRESPRFAESCAKCELYIKTIDERRLPEGETVLPFVEETATLYLDLLAEKEGLRRNQPLAAAFPARHVSGGE encoded by the coding sequence ATGTCTGACGAGGATGCAGCGCTTGCAGGCAAATATCACGCCGCTCTTGCCGGGCTTGTCGAAAAGCTCGAAGCGCTGGCGGGACTGGAGTACGTCGCTGACGATTACGTCGCGTTCAGGATCGCGGTCGCGCGAGCGCAGGCCGATGTGCTTGAAAAGCTCCGCGGCCGCGATCCGCCTTCGATCGATATAGAATTGGTTGCAGAGTACTTCGATGCGATCCGGTCTGCGTCCAACGCCTGCGGAGGGGAGAGTGCGGAATTGCGCAAAATCGCAAAGGCTGCCGCGCAGGATCGCTCGTTGCTTGAGGATGCTGCCGCGCGCGGAATTATCGGCGCGGAAGATGGATTAATCGCTCGTCTCGCGGAAAAAATCGGAATTCCGGAACCCGCTCTCGCATTTGTCGCACATCTTTTGGCCTCCCCGTTTGCGGTCGCAATGGTTCCCAACGGCAAGGCTGCATCCGCGGGAAGATGCCCTCGTTGCGGTTCCGGCCCCGCGCTGGCAAAGCTGCGTCGGGGGGACGGCAAGCGCGTTCTATATTGCTCGCTATGCGGAGCGGACTGGGAGCATCCGCGGCTCGTCTGCCCGGATTGCGGCAACGACGATCCAGCTGCGTTGAAAGTGCTTTTCGTATCAAGGGAAAGCCCGCGGTTCGCCGAGAGCTGCGCAAAGTGCGAGCTCTACATTAAGACGATCGACGAAAGGCGGCTTCCGGAAGGCGAAACCGTTCTGCCGTTCGTCGAGGAAACAGCCACGCTTTATCTTGACCTGCTTGCCGAAAAGGAAGGACTTAGGCGCAACCAACCTCTCGCCGCGGCTTTTCCCGCGCGGCATGTATCGGGAGGGGAGTGA
- the fdnG gene encoding formate dehydrogenase-N subunit alpha, with protein MSTTICPYCGVGCGAIVSESGGKVISIEGDPDHPINLGALCSKGSALFQVANSDRRLSKVKYRAPGASSWEEKDWDWAIAKIAENIKTTRDATFIATDAKGQVVNRTEGIACLGGAALDNEECYAYSKFARSLGVVYLEHQARIUHSPTVASLAATFGRGAMTQHWIDIGNSDCVMVIGSNAAANHPISFKWINRAKEKGAKLICVDPRYTRTAFQADIYAPMRSGTDIAFIGSIINYALENDLIHREYVVLHTNASFLVNPEFEFKDGLFGEIKDGKYTKEKWGFQKDDAGIIKKDPTLQDPNCVYQLLKRHFARYTFDAVSAVTGTPAEKLKEVAEAFCATHLPDKAGTILYAMGTTQSTHGAQNIRSYSILQILLGNMGVAGGGINALRGESNVQGSTDHGLLSTNLTGYLKCPAADNTDLAAYLEKWTPKTKDPKSANWWSNYPKYIISLLKSYYGEKAVPENDYCYQYLPKSGGDCTHIALFEAMAEGKIKGLITLGQNPAVGGPNARVERVALDKLDWLVAVDLWETETACFWDRKSKGQPNSPDPSEVQTEVFLLPAASSVEKEGSITNSGRWAQWRYAAVDAPGDAKSDLWILNRIVLELKKLYAKEGVFPEPIRNLNWNFGDGEEPDPHAVAKEINGYFLKDCDFPDKKKSFKKGDLVPGFAFLKDDGSTACGNWIYCGSYTNDGNQMARREASKPEDDPIGLNPNWSWCWPVNRRIIYNRASCNAKGEPYDPKRKVVWFDWAENKWKGDVPDGPWPPLAKQDGTPNPEGKYSFIMAAEGHACLFADLADGPLPEHYEPIESPVENIFSPQQNNPIVKIWRREEVGTPENYPIVATTFRSTEHWQAGAMTRNLPWLAELVPEPFVMISEELASEKGIAHGDVVTIKSARAPEGITIRALVTKRLRPFKLKEKTVHQVGLIWHFGYTGYTCGASANELTPHVGDPNSQIPEYKAFLCSIEKGGQLCW; from the coding sequence ATGTCTACCACGATTTGCCCGTACTGCGGCGTGGGCTGCGGGGCGATCGTTTCGGAATCGGGCGGAAAGGTCATAAGCATCGAAGGCGATCCCGACCACCCGATCAATCTCGGAGCGCTTTGCAGCAAGGGAAGCGCGCTGTTCCAGGTGGCGAACAGCGACAGGCGGCTTAGCAAAGTAAAGTACCGCGCGCCCGGCGCGTCCAGCTGGGAGGAGAAGGACTGGGACTGGGCGATTGCAAAAATCGCCGAGAACATCAAAACAACCCGGGACGCCACATTCATCGCAACGGACGCGAAGGGCCAGGTGGTCAACCGAACCGAAGGTATCGCGTGCCTCGGCGGTGCAGCCCTGGACAACGAGGAATGCTACGCCTACAGCAAGTTCGCACGTTCGCTTGGTGTCGTGTACCTGGAACACCAGGCGCGCATATGACACTCCCCCACGGTGGCCAGTTTGGCCGCCACATTCGGAAGGGGAGCGATGACCCAGCACTGGATCGACATCGGCAACTCCGACTGCGTAATGGTAATCGGCTCAAACGCTGCGGCAAACCATCCGATTTCGTTCAAGTGGATCAACCGCGCCAAAGAAAAGGGCGCGAAGTTGATCTGCGTAGATCCGAGATACACGCGCACCGCATTCCAGGCGGACATCTACGCGCCGATGCGCTCCGGAACCGACATCGCGTTCATCGGCTCGATCATCAACTACGCGCTTGAGAATGACCTCATCCATCGCGAGTACGTGGTCCTCCACACGAACGCGAGCTTCCTGGTCAATCCCGAATTCGAATTCAAGGACGGGCTGTTCGGAGAGATCAAGGACGGCAAGTACACGAAGGAAAAGTGGGGGTTCCAGAAGGACGACGCAGGCATAATTAAAAAGGATCCTACGTTGCAGGATCCGAACTGCGTTTACCAACTCCTCAAACGGCACTTCGCGCGATACACATTCGACGCGGTATCCGCCGTTACCGGAACTCCGGCCGAAAAACTCAAAGAAGTGGCGGAAGCCTTCTGCGCCACCCACCTGCCAGACAAGGCCGGGACAATCCTTTACGCGATGGGCACGACGCAAAGCACGCACGGCGCGCAAAACATCCGCTCGTACTCGATCCTTCAAATTCTGCTCGGAAACATGGGCGTCGCAGGCGGCGGCATCAACGCGCTTCGCGGGGAGTCGAACGTCCAAGGCTCGACCGACCATGGCTTGCTTTCCACCAACCTGACCGGCTATTTGAAGTGCCCCGCGGCTGACAACACGGACTTGGCCGCGTACCTCGAAAAGTGGACGCCCAAAACAAAGGATCCGAAAAGCGCGAACTGGTGGAGCAACTATCCCAAGTACATAATCAGCCTGCTCAAGTCGTATTACGGCGAAAAGGCGGTTCCCGAAAACGACTACTGCTACCAGTACCTTCCAAAATCGGGAGGCGACTGCACCCACATAGCGCTGTTCGAGGCGATGGCCGAAGGCAAAATCAAAGGACTGATAACGCTTGGGCAGAATCCCGCGGTCGGCGGCCCGAACGCGCGCGTTGAGCGCGTTGCGCTCGACAAGCTGGATTGGCTGGTTGCCGTGGACCTTTGGGAAACAGAGACGGCATGCTTCTGGGATCGCAAATCGAAGGGACAGCCCAACAGCCCGGATCCTTCCGAAGTTCAAACGGAAGTATTTCTGCTTCCGGCAGCATCTTCGGTCGAGAAGGAAGGCAGCATAACCAACTCGGGAAGATGGGCGCAGTGGCGGTACGCCGCGGTTGACGCTCCCGGAGATGCAAAAAGCGATCTTTGGATTCTCAACCGCATAGTGCTGGAGCTTAAAAAGCTTTACGCAAAGGAAGGAGTTTTCCCGGAGCCGATCCGGAATCTAAACTGGAATTTCGGCGACGGCGAAGAGCCGGATCCTCATGCCGTCGCAAAGGAGATAAACGGTTACTTCCTGAAGGATTGTGATTTTCCCGACAAGAAGAAAAGCTTCAAGAAGGGCGACCTGGTTCCGGGATTCGCTTTTCTGAAAGACGACGGTTCCACTGCCTGCGGCAACTGGATTTACTGCGGAAGCTACACGAACGACGGAAACCAGATGGCTAGGCGGGAAGCTTCAAAACCGGAGGACGACCCCATCGGCCTAAATCCCAACTGGTCCTGGTGCTGGCCGGTCAACCGTCGGATCATCTACAATCGCGCCAGCTGCAACGCGAAAGGCGAGCCGTACGATCCGAAGCGCAAGGTGGTTTGGTTCGACTGGGCGGAGAACAAGTGGAAGGGCGACGTGCCCGACGGTCCATGGCCGCCTCTCGCGAAACAGGACGGCACTCCCAATCCCGAAGGCAAGTACTCTTTCATAATGGCCGCGGAAGGACATGCGTGCCTGTTCGCCGACCTTGCTGACGGGCCGCTTCCGGAGCATTACGAGCCCATCGAAAGCCCGGTGGAAAATATCTTCTCACCGCAGCAGAACAATCCCATCGTCAAGATATGGCGCCGGGAAGAAGTGGGCACTCCCGAAAACTACCCGATAGTCGCGACCACGTTCCGCAGCACCGAGCACTGGCAGGCGGGCGCTATGACGCGCAATCTGCCCTGGCTTGCGGAGCTCGTACCGGAGCCTTTCGTTATGATAAGCGAGGAGCTTGCAAGCGAAAAAGGCATCGCACACGGGGACGTGGTGACAATCAAATCCGCCAGGGCACCGGAAGGCATTACCATCCGGGCGCTCGTCACGAAGCGGCTAAGGCCGTTCAAGCTTAAGGAAAAGACCGTCCACCAAGTAGGCCTGATTTGGCACTTCGGATACACGGGCTATACCTGCGGCGCGAGCGCCAACGAGCTTACGCCCCATGTGGGCGACCCGAACTCGCAGATACCGGAATACAAGGCTTTCCTGTGCAGCATCGAGAAGGGGGGACAGCTATGCTGGTAG
- a CDS encoding molybdopterin molybdotransferase MoeA, whose amino-acid sequence MADTIVPLDKALRIIDERTPARPRQIERLNLPSAFGRILASDAVSALDVPPFDKSAVDGYAIPDDGERGEYRLLKTMYAGEEPSYCLDADCAALVMTGAPAPPGTRRVVMVEDAARLDEIVHIERMEFGESRNICAKGEDARAGDVVAKAGQRLDAAVIAHLTGCGITEAEVFKPLRAAIVSTGDEIADDPASLRPGRIMNTNGSMLAALCRENGIAVALDESVRDDERDTREAIGRGMECADIILISGGVSAGERDFVPAAMESLGLQRHFRRVAVKPGKPTTFAACEGKAIFGLPGNPVAVYLMFQLMALRAAARMLGIPHRESRMRVPAAARIAGASASRAAFLPACIDDTGAVAPLPYHGSAHIGAVAKADGFVFIPSGSRPIEAGDLADFYIFRGRGM is encoded by the coding sequence ATGGCTGACACTATTGTTCCGCTCGATAAAGCGCTCCGGATTATTGATGAGCGAACGCCCGCGAGACCGCGGCAAATCGAACGTCTGAATCTGCCATCGGCGTTCGGAAGAATTCTTGCGTCCGATGCTGTTTCGGCGCTCGACGTACCTCCGTTTGACAAGTCCGCGGTGGACGGCTACGCGATTCCGGACGACGGAGAACGAGGTGAATACCGCCTTTTGAAAACAATGTATGCCGGGGAGGAGCCTTCGTATTGCCTCGACGCGGATTGCGCCGCGCTTGTCATGACCGGCGCGCCCGCGCCGCCGGGGACGCGGCGGGTGGTGATGGTCGAGGACGCGGCCAGGCTTGACGAAATCGTTCATATTGAACGCATGGAATTCGGCGAATCGCGAAACATTTGCGCAAAGGGCGAGGATGCTCGCGCCGGGGACGTTGTGGCAAAAGCCGGGCAAAGGCTCGACGCGGCGGTTATCGCGCACCTGACCGGATGCGGAATAACCGAGGCGGAAGTGTTTAAGCCGTTACGCGCGGCAATCGTTTCGACCGGAGATGAAATCGCGGATGATCCGGCAAGCCTGCGCCCCGGGAGGATAATGAATACGAACGGTTCAATGCTCGCGGCGCTGTGCCGGGAAAACGGCATCGCCGTTGCACTTGACGAGAGCGTTCGGGATGACGAACGCGACACGCGGGAAGCGATCGGGCGCGGGATGGAATGCGCGGACATCATTCTTATTTCCGGCGGGGTATCCGCGGGCGAACGCGATTTTGTACCCGCGGCGATGGAAAGTCTGGGGCTGCAAAGACACTTCAGAAGGGTAGCCGTGAAGCCGGGCAAGCCTACGACGTTTGCGGCATGTGAAGGAAAAGCCATTTTCGGCCTGCCGGGAAACCCCGTCGCTGTTTATCTGATGTTCCAACTCATGGCGTTGCGCGCAGCCGCGCGGATGCTCGGAATCCCTCACCGCGAATCGCGGATGCGCGTCCCTGCCGCCGCGCGGATCGCGGGCGCGTCCGCGTCGCGAGCCGCGTTCCTTCCGGCCTGCATTGATGACACCGGCGCGGTCGCGCCGCTGCCTTATCACGGCTCCGCCCACATAGGCGCGGTCGCGAAGGCCGACGGTTTCGTGTTCATTCCGTCCGGCTCACGACCGATTGAGGCGGGCGACCTCGCGGAT